Sequence from the Sphingomicrobium clamense genome:
AGGATGACCGTGTAGCGATCATGCGCCACCAACTTGCCGTTCAATCGCACTCCGCTCAGCAGGAAGGCATCCACAGCCTGACCCACCGCACGGTCGAGGAAGGCCTGCTGCATCCCCTCCCCGCTCGCTCCACTACCGTCGAGTAGCTCGGCATCGATCCGGGCGGTGAGCGTCGCGATGCCATGCTTGTAGATCAGCTGCTCCTGCCCGTCGCGTTTGAGCGTCATGACATAAGGGTCGAAGCCGCCAATCGTCCCTTGCAAGCGGACGCCCTTGAGCAAATAAATGCTCACCGCCACGCCTTCGCGACGGCAGTGATTGAGCATTTTATTCTGTAAGTCCAGTGGCTTGTCGGGCATTATTGCGTCAGCGCCTTATTTTTTCTCGTCGCGCTTTTCGGTGATCCCGAGCGCCTTGAGTTTCCGATGGAGAGCCGAACGTTCCATGCCGATAAACGTCGCCGTCCGGCTGATGTTGCCCGAAAAGCGACGGATTTGGATGCGGAGATATTCGCGCTCGAAATTCTCGCGCGCTTCACGCAGCGGGCTGCCCATCATCGCCACCTGCGGGCTGGTACCCTCCCCACCCTCGGCGCTGGTGACTTCGGCCGGCAGCAGGTCGACGTCGATGCGCTGCACACGGTCGCCCGGCGTGAGGATCATCGTGCGCTCGATGATATTGCGCAGCTGGCGCACGTTGCCAGGCCAGTCATGTGACTGAAGCGCCGCGAGTGCCTCTTCTGATAGACTGGGTGCGGCAATGCGCCGTTCGGCGGCAAACCGCGCGAGGAAATGATCGGCAAGCACGGCAATGTCCTCGCGCCTGTCCGACAATGGCGGGATCGAGACCGGGACGACGTTGAGCCGGTAATAAAGATCTTCACGGAACCGGCCCGCTTCGATTTCTTCCTGCAAGTCCTTGGCGGTCGCCGACAGCACGCGCACGTCGACCTTGACCGGCCGTTGCCCACCGACCCGCGGGTAGCTCTGATCGGTAAGGACACGCAGGATCTTCGCCTGCGTCGTAAGCGGCATGTCGGCAATCTCGTCGAGGAACAGCGTACCGCCATGCGCCTGTTCAAGAAGGCCCGGCCGCGCAGTGCCGTCGACTTCTGTCCCGAACAATTCCTCTTCGACGCGATCGGGGTCCATCATCGCCGAGGACACGGTCACGAACGGCGCCTGCGCCCGCGGGCTCCAGCGATGGATCATCCGCGCGGCAATCTCCTTGCCGACACCGGCAGGCCCGGTGATCATCACGCGGCTGCCGGTGGGCGCCACGCGTTTCAACGTCGCGCGCACGCCGTTGATGGCGGCGGAAGTGCCTTCGAGCTGGTCTTCCTGCCCGGCCTGCTGACGCAACTCCTCATTCTCGCGGCGCAGTCGATCGGTTTCGGTGGCGCGCGCGACCAGGTGGAGCAGTTTCTCCGCTTCGAACGGCTTTTCGATGAAATCGACCGCGCCGGCCCGCACCGCGGCCACCGCGGTGTCGAGATTGCCGTGACCCGAAATCATGATGCAGGGCAGCGTCGCGTCGCGGCGCTTGATCTCTTCGAGCAGTTGCAGCCCGTCCATCTCGGACCCCTGCAACCAGACATCGAGCAGGGCGAGTTGCGGACGGCGCTGCTCGATCTCGTCGAGCGCGGTCTTTGAGCTGCCTGCAGTGCGGACCTGGTAGCCCTCATCCTCCAGCACGCCAGCCACGAGTTCGCGGATATCGGCTTCGTCGTCGACGACCAGTACTTCCAGCGGC
This genomic interval carries:
- the hfq gene encoding RNA chaperone Hfq, with protein sequence MPDKPLDLQNKMLNHCRREGVAVSIYLLKGVRLQGTIGGFDPYVMTLKRDGQEQLIYKHGIATLTARIDAELLDGSGASGEGMQQAFLDRAVGQAVDAFLLSGVRLNGKLVAHDRYTVILDGGDGELQLIYKHALSSLSGARR
- a CDS encoding sigma-54-dependent transcriptional regulator; amino-acid sequence: MPLEVLVVDDEADIRELVAGVLEDEGYQVRTAGSSKTALDEIEQRRPQLALLDVWLQGSEMDGLQLLEEIKRRDATLPCIMISGHGNLDTAVAAVRAGAVDFIEKPFEAEKLLHLVARATETDRLRRENEELRQQAGQEDQLEGTSAAINGVRATLKRVAPTGSRVMITGPAGVGKEIAARMIHRWSPRAQAPFVTVSSAMMDPDRVEEELFGTEVDGTARPGLLEQAHGGTLFLDEIADMPLTTQAKILRVLTDQSYPRVGGQRPVKVDVRVLSATAKDLQEEIEAGRFREDLYYRLNVVPVSIPPLSDRREDIAVLADHFLARFAAERRIAAPSLSEEALAALQSHDWPGNVRQLRNIIERTMILTPGDRVQRIDVDLLPAEVTSAEGGEGTSPQVAMMGSPLREARENFEREYLRIQIRRFSGNISRTATFIGMERSALHRKLKALGITEKRDEKK